The sequence ATATTTCTCATAGTGCCCGCTTTCTCCAGGGCCGCCATGATATTCGGTATAAAATACCTTAATTACGGTAGAAAAAGTGGGGGAACGGGCAAGGATCTGTTTGACCGCCCGCTGAATTCAAAAGATTTTTACTTGTGCCTGATCCCCTTAAGTTTGTCCCTGCTGCTGGGATTTAAAGGTCTGATATTGATTTTGGGATTTGTCCTGGGATGTGCCGCAATTTTAACATTCTATAAACGGAAAATGAACTGTATCACAGGGGATATGCTCGGTGCCATGACCGAAGTGATGGAAGCCTGGTTATTTATGGCCGCCGGTATGAATACCTCCTAAATAACCCCCATGGGCCAAAGCCTCAATCCGCAAAAAAACATAAAAGTAATTTAACAATTATCGAGATTTTCTTTTAAACTTCAGCAAGGAGTGACAATGCAAAAAACAATTAAGTTGTTGTTCTTCCTTCCAATGCTTTGTGTAGGGATTAATTTTCATCCAGGCCATATCATGGGAATGAGTACAACCATTGCCGCGGCTGCTGTAATGGATGATCCCGTCTTCTTTTCCACCTTTGCCGAAGCGTTTGGTGCAAGTTCAAAGGATTTAGGCTACAATACAAGCTATGAAGTTGATATTGACGGCGGCGGAAAGGTAACGTTGAGCGGTCGCAATCAGCGGCGCATCCTCTACATGAACACCTGCGATGAAAACCAAATATGTACCACAAGCCATTGCCAGAACCAGGATCATCCCCAGCTGACCATTCAAAATCTGACGTTCATCAATGGAAATTCCAAATCTGAAACCGAATCTACCGGCGGCGGTGCGGTTTGGGTACGGGGAGGCCGATTCAAAATTGTCAATTGCCGATTTTTCAACAACGTGTGTGCCGATACCGGTCCGGATGTCGGGGGGGCCGCTGTTCGTGTATTCAGCCAATACGAAGGTGAGCCGGTTTATGTAGTCAACAGCACCTTTGGCGGCAGAGACGACCTGGGCAACGTGGGCTCCAATGGCGGCGGGTATTGGTATCCAGTCTATCCACAGATCAGTTGCCACAATGATACGCAGATATATGTGGATGGTGTTGAGCAGTGATTCACGGCCATGGTGGAAATAAGCAGTTGCTTGCAGACCGTATCGGATGCGCCCCTGAGGATATCATAGACATGAGTGCTAATCTCAATCCCCTGGGGCCGCCAAAACGCGTCCACGACTTTATCCGAGAAAACATCTATGTGATCCATGCCCTTCCCGAACCGGATGCCGCCGGTATGTCCAAGGGGTTTGCAGACTATCAGGGCATTGATCCGGACTGCGTGATTGCCGGCAACGGCACCACCTTTTTTATCTATGCCCTGCCCCTGGCCCTGGGGGCAAAAAAGGCCCTGATCCTGGGTCCAACCTATGCCGACTATGAAGATGCCTGTGCCGCCCACCATGTAAATATCCATCACTGCTTGACCGTTGCCGAAAACAATTTTGTTCCGGATCTGGATCAATTGTCCGCCAAAGCCGAACAAGCCGACCTGGTGTTTATCTGCAACCCGAACAATCCAACAGGTACCCTGATTGACAAACAGGATCTGGAAACATTGATTCACCGCCACCCAGGCACCTGTTTTATGGTGGACGAATCCTATCTGCCTTTTGTTCCGGAAGCAGAAGAATATTCCCTTGTAACCCAGACCCATCTGCCCAACCTTGTGGTACTCTCATCGATGTCCAAAATTTTCAGAATTCCTGGGCTGCGCACAGGTTTTTTAACCGGGGCAAAGGCCTTAATCCAAAAAATTATGGTCCATTACCAACCCTGGAGCGTCAATGCCTTGGCCCAGGCAGTGATCAAGGAGATTTACAATCATCCCGAAGACATTTTGCCCTTTTACCGGCAGACCCGGGCATTTGTTGCTAAAGAGCGCCGAAATTTTGTCCATGCCCTGGCCGGCACACAGGGCATCCGGATTTTTGATGCGCCGGTCTTTTTTGTTTTGGCCCAGCTGGACCGGATATCAGCCGCACAGCTGTGCCGACGGGTGGGAGATGACGGATTCCTGATCCGGGACTGCTCTAACTTTAAAGGGCTGTCCGACCAGTTTGTCCGTTTTTCACTGAAGACAAATGACATCAACCAGGCCCTGGCCCAAAGCATTAAAAAAGCGCTGGCCTGGGAACAAACCAAATCATGATTTTTAATGTGACCTGGCAAATTTTAGCTGCCGCCTTTATCCTGGATCTCCTGGCCGGAGATCCAAAATGGCTGCCCCATCCCATTATCTGGATGGGCCGGGCTATTTCATTTTTTGAACCTGAATTTCGACAACGAATTGAAAACCCATTCCGGGCCGGTCTTCTATTTGCCCTTTGCCTAATTTCCGCAACCTTTGGCCTGACCTGGGGTGTTGTTTTTATAGTCGATCGAATTCATCCGGTTGCCGCTGCAATTGTTCAGACCGTGCTGATATTTTACAGTTTTTCCACCCGAAGCCTGCACAAGGCTGCCATGGATGTTTTTAATCCCCTGGCCAAAGGCGATTTGACCCAGGCCAGAATTAAGGTGGGGTATATTGTGGGACGCCAGACCAAAGATCTGGATGAAGCGGGCATCACCCGGGCGGCCTGCGAAACCGTAGCGGAAAATTTCGTGGACGGATTTGTGTCGCCTTTGTGTTTTGCCGTGGTGCTCGGCGCACCCGGTGCCATGATGTACAAGATGATCAACACCCTGGATTCCATGGTGGGGTATAAAAACGACACCTATATCCTGTTCGGCAAAGCGGCAGCCCGCATTGACGATGTGGCCAACTATATCCCGGCCCGGCTCTCCATTTTTGCAATTGTTCCGGCGGCAGCGATGCTTTCACTTTCCCGGGCCAGCCGGGCGCTTGTCACGGCACTCACCCAGGGCCGCAATCACAAAAGCCCTAACGCCGGAATCCCAGAGGCCGCCTTTGCAGGGGCACTGGGTGTTCGGTTTGGCGGTCCCAATGTGTATCACGGTAAGCTGGTAAACAAACCCTATATCGGCGGTGCGTTTAATGACCCTAAACCATCCCACATTGAAAAGGCCTGTGAGTTAATGATGCTGTCAGCCCTTGTATCCATAGTAGTTGGCTGTGTGTTGACCTGGAGTCTGTTGTGATATGATGCAAAGACCATTCAAACTGGGTACGACCTCCTTTATCTACCCGGATCACATCATCCCCAATGTTAAAAAAATCGGCCACTTTTTTGACGAAATTGAACTTCTGGTATTTGAAAGTAAACCCGATGCAGTGATTCCTTGCCGGAATGATGTAAAGGAACTGGCAGAACTATCCCGGAACCTGGATCTGACCTATAATGTCCATCTGCCCACGGATATCAATTTGAGCGCACCGGACCAGCGCCTGCGCCGGGACGCTGCAGACACCCTGAAACGAGTGATTGAGCGCTTTTCCATTACGCCTGTCACAATGTTTACCCTTCATCTGGAAATGGATAGGCCCCTGCCGTCAAATGCCGGTATAAGGGCCTGGCAGGAAAACGCACGACAAGGGCTTAAATTGCTGATTCCGACCTTAGAAGACCCGTCAAAACTGAGCGTGGAGACCCTGTGGTATACCCCGGATATTTTCAAAAATCTGGTCAATGAATTTGGCCTGTCCGTCTGTGCCGACCTTGGCCATCATATCAAATACGGGTATGACATATCCCGAACCTTTGAACTGTTCGGCCCCAAAATCAATCTGATTCACCTGCATGGCGTAGATACGCGCCTTGACCCACCCCGGGCCCACATCGGCCTTGACAAAATGCCACCGAACGCGTTCAAAGAAATCATAGATCACTTGAAACACTACACAGGAACGGTCTGCCTGGAGGTTTTTAAACTTTCCGATCTGAAAGGCTCTCTATCTGCCCTGGCCAAAATTTTTAACGGCATGCCCTGTCTCTAAATCCACCTTGATTCATCTTTACTCAACACTTTTATTCTGATATTTTAATGTCATAGTCAAAATATTTGACCCAAATGAATTCTCCTTAAAAAAATCAGTCATCACCCCAAGAAAAGGAATGTCAGGATACGATGGTGCGGCGTGTATTCAAACTTTTTTTCGTAACGTTTTTCCTACTTTTATATGCTGTCGTTCCAGACCGTTGCCTTGCCCATAATGACGAACCCATTGATTTTCTTCAATCGCTGACTGATGAAGAGCGGCAATGGCTTAAAGCGCATCCGTTGATCAGACTCGGGAACGCCTCCGACCGCCCCCCCTTTGAATTTATTGATAAACAGGGACAATCCCAGGCAATAGTTGCCGACTATATTGACCGGTGGGTCTCCCTTGATTATGAAAAAAATATAGCCTGGCGCAACGTTTTGACCGTTTCAGCCCCAACAGCCCTTATTGTCCTGATCATCATTGGGGTGGTGTTAATGGGCAACAAGCGATTAAAAAGAGAGATCATCAAGCGGCAGCAGACCGAAAAACTGTTACTAAAAAGCGAAGAGCTTCTCCACTTTGCCCTGGAGTCAGCTGGCGCCTTTCACTGGCAAATTGATATGCCGTCCCGGGAAATCACTTATAGTTCATTACGTTTTTTCGTCTCCTTAGGATATTTAGAAAAGGAGGCTCCGCTAACCCTGGAGCACTTTTTTTCTTTGGTTCATCCGGATGATATAGCATTGCTGGATGAGGCGTTTCAGAAAATTTTTGCGGGCGAAACGATTTTAAAAAACGATTTCCGGCTACGCCGTAAACACGCCGGATGGGCATGGGTTCATGCCGCAGGACAGGTTGTGGAATGGAATGCCCAGGGACAGATAGCCAAAATAGCAGGTCTGACTATGGATATTACCGAACGTCGTAGCCTGCTTGAAAAAATCACCCAGTCCCAGGAGCGGTTTCTCTATTCTCTGGAAACCGCAGATGCCCTGTACTGGCAGACTGATTTGAAAAACGGAACCTATTTCTGTGAACCTTACCACCTGTTCATTAAATGCGGTTATACCCAAGAAGAGATCCCAAAAACGATTAAGGAATATAATACCCTGGTCCATCCGGATGATACAATTTTAAATAAAGAAAAGTTGCAGCAGTGTCTTCAAGGTAAAATTACGTCTATCAAAACCGATTACCGGTTCCGCCGTAAAAATTCCGATTGGGCCTGGTTTACTTCTGTGGGCAAGCCTGTTGAATGGGATGAAACGGGCCGGGCGAGTAAATTTGCCGGCATCACAATGGATATCACGGAGCGGCTGGCGCTTCACCAGCAGGTTAAATCATCCCAGGAGCAACTGCGAATCATATCGGAGCACACCCACGACTGGCAGTCCTGGCAGACCCTTAGCGGCAAACTACTCTGGGTGAATAAAGCCGTTAAAAGGATGACAGGCTATACCGTGGCCGAATGTATGGCAATGAAGGACTATCCCCTTCAAATATATGATAAACGGGACTGGGATGCTTATAGCAGGCTCACCAACATGGCAATTGAGAGAACAGGGCGCCAGGAGACACAGCTCCGTGTACGCCGCAAAGACGGCAGCCTGGTATGGGTGTCGTCGGCCTATGAACCGGTCCTGGACAAAAATGGTCAGATCATAGGACTTGCCGGTGCGGCCAAGGATATTACAAAACAAATAAAGGCGGAACAGGGACTTCGCCTGCTATCCAAAGTTTTTGAAGACAGTTCGGACCCGATTCTGATCACGGATCTTAACGGAAACATCGTGGATCTGAATGTGGCCACCGTTGAGGCTTACGGATATTCCAGAAGAGAGCTTATCGGTAAACATATCGAAATACTTGCCTCGTATGAAACGGATATCACGCACCAGAACCTTTACCGGCGATGTATCAAGGGAGAAGTATTAAAAAATATTGAGGGCACCCGGGTCAGAAAGGACGGAACCGTACTTCCCCATCTGTTTACATATTCCCTCTTAAAAGATGACAAAGGCAAGCATATAGGCATTGCATCCATTGCCAAAGATATTACCTGGATCAAAGAAGCGGAAAAGGAACTTGAAGACCACCGGGATCATCTGGAAGACCTGGTAAAAGAGAGAACCCTTGACCTGGAAGAAGCAAGGCGGGTGGCTGAAAATGCCACAAGAGCAAAAAGTGACTTCCTGGCGAATATGAGCCATGAAATCCGAACCCCGCTCAATGCAATTATCGGCTTTGCCCATCTGGCACTCCAGACAGAGCTGGATTCACGCCAGCATGATTACATCCACAAAATTCAAAACGGATCCAAGGCCCTCTTGGGCGTTATCAATGATATCCTTGATTTCAGCAAAATTGAGGCCGGAAAACTGAATATGGAATCCATTGAATTCTCCCTGGAAGACGTTCTGGAGACCGTTACCAATCTTGTAGGAATCAAGGCCCAGGAAAAAGGGCTGGAGGTCATTTATAACATTGATCCAAACATTCCCCACAAGCTTATTGGAGACCCCATCCGCCTGGGCCAAATTTTTCTTAACCTGACCAATAATGCAGTAAAATTTACCAAAGAAGGCGAAATTATTATCGGATGTGCCGTGCTCGGTGATGATGCAAATGAGACGCAACTTGAGTTTTACGTTCAGGATACGGGCATCGGACTGACCCAAACCCAACAGGACAGACTGTTTCAAGCCTTTTCCCAGGCAGATTCATCTACGACCCGAAAATACGGGGGCACAGGTCTGGGGTTGTTTATCAGCAAATTCCTGGTGGAAATGATGAACGGCCAGATCCAAGTGAAAAGCGAGTATGGCCGGGGCACCACTTTTATTTTCACTGTTTATTTAAAACGCGTGGATGTACAGACGATTGCATCACACTTCGCCGCTGCCGAAAACCTAAAGAAAAAAATTCTGGTGGTGGACGATAATCCCATATCGCGCACGGTGCTGGGAAAAATGCTCAAAGCCATGTCCTTTCAGGCGATTGAAGCGGACAATGCAGAAACGGGAATGGCGAAAATAGAGACGGCCCGGGAACAGAACAAACCGTTTGACCTGATTCTCATGGACTGGCAGATGCCGGGAATGGATGGACTGCAAGCCTTTAAAAAGATAAAGACCGTTTTGAAAGAAAAGATCCCTACAATTATCATGGTCTCGGCCTATGCCCGGGAGAAACTGGCGCAAAAGGGCAATCGTCTGGGACTTGACGGATATCTGATCAAACCGGTTTCTCCGTCTTCATTATTCGATTCAATCATAACAGTACTGGGAGAAAAAAAGCACCTACACTTCTTTGAGCACCCAAAAGAGCAATTACCCAGCGTTAAACAAATCCAGGGGGCAAAATTTTTGTTGGCCGAGGACAACGAGGTGAACCAGCAGGTGGCCAAAGGGATTCTAGAAAATAACGGCTTTGTTGTGGATCTGGCAGATAACGGCCTTCTGGCATTAGAAGCGGTTCAAAAAACAGAATATGACGCTGTGCTCATGGATATCAACATGCCGGAGATGGACGGCTACACTGCCAGCCGTAAAATCAGACAATTGCCGGGATTTAAGGATCTGCCCATTATCGCCATGACGGCCAATGCCATGACCGGAGACAGGGAAAAAACCCTGGCCGCGGGAATGAATGACTATGTTACCAAACCCATAGATGTCAAGCAACTGCTCAATGCCTTGCGCACATGGGTGAAACCATCCTCAAAAAAATCCAGCCGGACAAAGAAGCCCGTACCCAACAAAGGAATTGACCCTAACGCATTATCTGATAATTGGGGACCCCTGCCGGGGATCGACATCCAGGAGGGGGTAACTCGTCTGGCCGGGGACATGAATTTGTACCGGGATCTTTTAAAAAAATTTGCCGGGAATCAGGCAGATACGGTAGATAAAATCCAACAGGCACTGCGCTCCGGAGATATAGAAACAGCGCAAAGAATTACCCATGCCGTTAAAGGGGTTTCAGGAAATATCAGTGCAACCCTTGTTTTTGAATCTGCAACACAGCTGGATGATGCACTCAAAAACAAAGATATTCAGACGGCCGAAACCCTGCTGCCTGATTTTTCAACCCGTCTTTCAGACGTTATTAAAGTAATCAATGGCCTTGAGTGAAAAGAATGGGCAACGCTTAGCTTTAGCCCACCCTACGGCTGCCAAACATACCCGGTACCCGGTGAGAGGGTGGGCACGCTTTTGTACCCACCGTTTATCTGTTTTACTCAGTAAACTTAATCAGTTCCTCGCAAAAGGCATCAATCTTTTCAACCATAGCCTGCTTATCCTCGCTGGTGGGCGCCCCCTGCCATTCGTAGAATCCGAGCAGATCCCAGCTTGATTTTTCAAGTTTGGATTGAAAATCCCGCTGGGCACCACCGACCCATCCATAGGAGCCGTATCTGAAGACCTTTTTGTTGGCCACTTTCTTTACAAGCAGCTCGTCAATCACATGGGACATGGGCGGAAAAACTTTATACTCGTAGGTGGGCATACCGAAAATAAGCCCGGCGGACTTCCAGGCACTGGCCAGGATATAACCGATGTCATCGCCCGGGGCCCGGTAAACATGCACCGGAATCTTGTGTTTTCTGATTGTTTCGACCACAAGATTCAGCATGGACTTTGTACTGCCGTACATGCTGGACCAGATCAGGGTGACTTCTCTTTCTGCCGGCCCCTTGCTGTACTCGGCATAGCGTTTATAGTGGTCGATGATCACGCCGGGGTTATCCCGCCAGATAATTCCGTGGGACGGGCAGATGATCTTGACATCCAATCCGGATAGTTTGGTCAGCCCCTTGAGTACGGGCCCGGAAAATGCAGCAACAATATTGGCGTAATAGCGCAACGCCTCATTTTCAAAAAACGCATGTTTTTCCTGGGAAAGCTGGTCATCAAAAACAGCATCCTCCGGAACCTTACCGTATGAGCCGAAGGCATCGCAGGCAAACAGAATTTTGCGCTTTGTCTCATAGGTCATCATGGTTTCGGGCCAGTGGATGTTGGGCGTTTCAAAAAACTGAAGTTCATAGTCGCCCACTGCCAGGGTCATACCGTCCGTAATAGCCACGGCCCGGTCCGCCGGCACCTCACCAAAGGCTTCAAGCAAAGGAATTGCTTTTTTGGTACAGTAAATCACACCTTTGGTATTTTTTTTACAAAATTCCCGAAGCCAACCGGCATGGTCCGGCTCCATGTGGTTTACCACGATGATATCAATGTCCTCCACCGCCAGAGAGAGGCCTTCCATCTGCCCGGTAATGGCCTTGGGAAAATCCATAATGTCCTGGGTCAGATCGATGAGTACGTTCTTTTCACCTTTGATAAGATAGGCGTTTATGGAAATGCCGTGGGGTATGGGCCATATTCCCTCAAAAAGATAGTTTTCGTCTTCAATGTTGACCGCAAGACGGTAAATATCATCTACTATTTTTTGAAACTTCATTCTGCAATTCTCCTTGCACCTATTTGTTTTTTTTAAAATATATTTAAAATGCCACGTTCCATTAGTAAAATCAATTTACAGTTTCTAAAATAATCACCTTGTGCAGTCGGCAAGCGTCAGGTAATAAGCGCTCTCTTTTTCCCTGCCCCGTTTCAGGCACCCGCCGGCAAAAATCCGGCATTTTTCTTTAAACACCTTTAAAGCGGCCTGGGCCTGATCCGGGGAGAGCACATTGGACTCAATTAAATTCAGGATGGATTGTATCCGGTATTTATCCTGGGAATGTGAGGCGGACAGTTGATCCCCATGCCCCCCGGTTTTAACCGTTAAGGGAATGTCGATCAGGTACACGGGCGTATCATGGGAAATACGCAGCCACAGGTCGTAATCCTCGCATACCGGAAACGCTTCGTTAAACATCCCCTTTTGATCAAAAAGTTGTTTTCTGATCATCACAGCTGAAGGGCTGACCAGGCAAAGTTTCAGAGAGGGCTCAAAAATCATGCCCGAGGGTTTTTTATGTTTTTTTTTGGGATTGACCCGTTTGCCCTTTCTGATCCAGATCTCCTCGGTCTGGCAGATCATGGCGCCGGGGTTGGATTGAAAAAAGTCCATCTGGCAGGACAGTTTATTTTTTTCCCAGGCATCATCGGAATCCAGCAGGGCAATAAAATGGCCTTGGCTTTCTTGAATCCCAAGATTCCGGGCCGCACTCACCCCCTTATTTTCCTGGACCAGTATCCGGATTTCATCTTTATATCCAGCCAGCACCTCCTGGGTTTCATCCGTTGACCCGTCATCAATGACAATGATTTCTATGGGCGTATAGTCCTGGGCAAGAACTGAATCAATGGCCCTTTCAAGGGTCCATGCCCGGTTAAAAGTGGGAATAATCACACTGACCATATCTGTTTTTTGTATCATCATGATAAAAAATGTAAAACATCAAAAGACAATAAACAAGGCATCTTCGGCGTCTGTTTAAAAAATGTAAGAAAAAAGTTGTAAACAGATTTTATTTTTGATAGAGCAGGATGGTAAAAATTTTTAATCAACCATGGGTGAAAAAATTTTAGTGATGCGGCAGTTAGATTTATCCTTAACCTTATGAAGCAACTGAGACCAACCTTTCCATATTCATTATGGGCACCCCTTGGTTCCAATACAAGTTCTGTCCATAATGATTACATTTGGAAAGTTTTGACAAGCACATTTAGATCTCATTAACACATGCCCAATTTTAATCCGGTTTAAACCGAGGATGAGGAAATTATGGCAAAAGGAAAAAACGTCAAACACATTATTGACAAGAGCTGGTGCAAGGGGTGCGGTATTTGCGTTCACTTCTGCCCAAAACAGGTTCTGGAACTGGACAGCGAGGAAAAAGCTGTGGCAGCCCGCCCTGAAGACTGCATTGGATGTAAACTTTGCGAACTTCGGTGCCCTGATCTGGCAATTCAAATTTTAGTTGAGGAGGGGGAATAAATAATGGCTGAGAATATACAATTTATTCCAGGAAGCGATGCCTGTATTGAAGGCGCCCTGTATGCCGGGTGTGACTTTTTTGCAGGTTATCCCATCACTCCGTCTTCAGAAGTTGCAGAGGGTTTATCTGCTCAGCTTCCCAAAAGAGGCGGCAAATTTATCCAGATGGAAGACGAAATTGCATCCATGGCCTGTATCATCGGCGCAGCCCTTGCCGGAAAAAAGGTTATGACCGCAACTTCCGGCCCCGGTTTCTCCCTGAAGCAGGAAGGCATCGGATACGCCTGTATGGCTGAGGTCCCCTGTGTTATCGCCAATATCCAGAGAGGCGGCCCATCCACAGGTAACCCCACCCACGTTGCCCAGGGTGACACAATGCAGGCCAGATGGGGCTCCCATGGTGATCACAGCATTATTGCCATGACAGCTTCCAACCTTCAGGATGTATTTAAAATTACGGTTGAAGGTTTTAATCTGGCGGAAAAATACCGGACACCTGTTGTTCTAATGTTTGATGAGGCCACCCAGCATCTGAGAGAAAAAGTGGTCATTCCTGAACCCGGCGAGATCGAAGTTGTGGACAGAATCAGAACCACGATCCCCGTAGGTGAAAAATACTATCCCTATCTTACCGATGAAAACGGCCAGCGTCCCATGTCCGATTTCGGTGCAGGTCATCGTTTCCACGTGACCGGTCTTCATCATAACATTATGGGTTTTCCTGATGTCAGTCCTGCAAATGTTGACGCGCTGATCCACCACTTGGTAGATAAAATTGAAAGTAAAGCAAACGAAATCGCCATGTACAAAGAGTACTACATGGATGATGCCGACTATGTCATCGTTGCCTATGGCACAACAACCAGATCCGCCCTCCAGGCTGCCGAAGACTATCGTAATCAGTTCGGCATCAAGGTCGGCGTTTTAGAGCTTCAGGTTGTATGGCCCTTTGCAGATGACATTGTCAGAGAAAAATGTGCTAATAGAAAGGCCGTGATTGTAGCTGAAATGAATATGGGCCAGATTGTCAACGAGGTAAAACGTGTTGTGGCTGAGCCTGAAAAGGTTTACTTCTCTAACCGGGTTGACAACCAAATCATCAAACCCACCGACATTAAAGCGGCTTTGAGAATGATCACAGGAAAGGGGGTATAACATGAGCGAATTTGATGTAAAAAAATATATCCGGGCCCAATTTTTCCCCCAGATGTGGTGTCCGGGTTGTGGACACGGAACTGTTATGGGTGCCCTTCTCCGGGCCATTCATGATCTGGGATTAGAAAACGATGACGTTTCCGTAGTTTCCGGTATCGGATGTTCTTCAAGAATCTCTGGTTATCTGGATTTCAACACCGCACATACCATGCACGGCAGAGCCCTTCCGACCGCCACAGGTGTTAAGCTTGCCAACCCCAACCTGAAAGTTATTGTTCCCTTTGGTGACGGTGACTCCACGGCCATCGGCGGCAACCACTTCATCCATGCCTGCAGAAGAAATATCGATATTACAGCCATCGTCATGAAC is a genomic window of uncultured Desulfobacter sp. containing:
- a CDS encoding 2-oxoacid:acceptor oxidoreductase subunit alpha is translated as MAENIQFIPGSDACIEGALYAGCDFFAGYPITPSSEVAEGLSAQLPKRGGKFIQMEDEIASMACIIGAALAGKKVMTATSGPGFSLKQEGIGYACMAEVPCVIANIQRGGPSTGNPTHVAQGDTMQARWGSHGDHSIIAMTASNLQDVFKITVEGFNLAEKYRTPVVLMFDEATQHLREKVVIPEPGEIEVVDRIRTTIPVGEKYYPYLTDENGQRPMSDFGAGHRFHVTGLHHNIMGFPDVSPANVDALIHHLVDKIESKANEIAMYKEYYMDDADYVIVAYGTTTRSALQAAEDYRNQFGIKVGVLELQVVWPFADDIVREKCANRKAVIVAEMNMGQIVNEVKRVVAEPEKVYFSNRVDNQIIKPTDIKAALRMITGKGV